A region of Bacteroidia bacterium DNA encodes the following proteins:
- a CDS encoding phosphatidate cytidylyltransferase translates to MNNLQQRILTGIIAGSAVVAAIYSHPVGLLVFCIIVSVLSYIEYKNLHGLSSIITAALGVGAIALWVSVTANYFLQPIHNQLIWMIQLLIISFSGIIILYRKPIQQSFLQWAVALAGYGYIFIPFVLLFWLSFPNDSKEYHFMGSLGLLFLMWTADIGAYFVGKFLGKHYIFPSISPKKTWEGFIGGLLLTLLLGYFLQQYQALSDRNWVICGGIIAVLGLYGDLFESLMKRNADKKDSGSLLPGHGGFLDRFDGVFLAIPPVYVYIQLLKIVY, encoded by the coding sequence ATGAATAATTTACAACAAAGAATTTTAACCGGAATTATTGCTGGATCGGCTGTTGTAGCCGCTATTTATAGTCATCCGGTTGGTTTGTTGGTTTTCTGCATCATTGTTTCTGTACTTAGCTATATCGAATACAAAAATCTACACGGACTAAGCAGCATAATAACAGCCGCATTGGGCGTTGGCGCAATTGCGCTGTGGGTAAGTGTTACAGCAAATTACTTTTTGCAACCAATTCATAATCAATTAATCTGGATGATACAACTGCTAATTATCTCATTTTCAGGTATTATCATTTTGTATCGTAAACCAATTCAGCAATCTTTTTTGCAATGGGCGGTAGCCTTAGCCGGCTATGGATATATTTTTATTCCATTTGTGCTGCTGTTTTGGCTTTCTTTTCCCAACGATTCTAAGGAATATCACTTTATGGGTTCTTTAGGGTTACTATTTCTTATGTGGACTGCCGACATTGGGGCTTATTTTGTTGGAAAATTTTTGGGAAAACATTATATATTTCCGAGCATAAGCCCTAAAAAAACGTGGGAAGGTTTTATAGGCGGGTTATTGCTAACGTTATTATTGGGTTACTTTCTGCAGCAATATCAGGCATTATCAGACAGAAATTGGGTTATTTGTGGCGGAATAATTGCCGTTTTGGGCTTGTATGGAGATTTATTTGAATCTCTGATGAAACGAAACGCAGATAAAAAGGATTCGGGATCGTTGCTGCCTGGCCATGGCGGCTTCTTAGATAGATTTGACGGCGTTTTTTTGGCAATCCCGCCGGTCTATGTCTATATCCAACTATTAAAAATAGTTTATTGA